The following are from one region of the Mustela lutreola isolate mMusLut2 chromosome 9, mMusLut2.pri, whole genome shotgun sequence genome:
- the C9H2orf15 gene encoding uncharacterized protein C2orf15 homolog, translating to MGFSLSKSATQVSAMHMDSKMDDHLMQGTEKSKLEPVTRLFQNTKKIRLEDTNQENFTRSKEIGSGSLSEKTSGSVVYVKESDGIEMTDVE from the coding sequence ATGGGATTTTCCCTTAGTAAATCTGCTACTCAGGTATCTGCTATGCACATGGATTCAAAAATGGATGATCATTTGATGCAAGGAACTGAGAAAAGCAAGTTGGAACCAGTGACTCGATTATTTCAAAACACCAAGAAAATCAGATTAGAAGACACAAACCAAGAAAACTTTACAAGAAGTAAAGAGATTGGCTCAGGATCTCTTTCAGAGAAGACCTCGGGTTCTGTGGTATATGTTAAAGAAAGTGATGGAATAGAAATGACAGATGTGGAATGA